A stretch of DNA from bacterium:
CAGTGCCATACCGTGCAGAACATGCCATGCACGACGAGCGCGCGCATCAGCGCCGGCCCATCGCCGTCTAGGCCCCCGCCGGCTCGGCCGCCGGCGACGCTGCGTCCGACTCCGGTCGGGGCAGCGCATCGGGCAGTTCTTCCTCGACGCGGCGCAGCGCGGGATTGAGATAGGCGAGCAGGGAGAGCGCGGCCGTCGCCAGCCCCGAGAGGATGAACATCAGGCCGATGCCGCGGCCCGGCCCGGTGCCGAGAACGCGGCCAAGGCTGCCCGCAAGCGCGCCATCCGCGAGCAGGAGCGGCCCGAAGACGCGATCGGCCAGCGGCCCCGAGAGCAGATAGGCGAGCGGCGCCGCACCCAGCGCCACCATGCTGCGCGTGGCGAACACGCGGCCCTGCAGCGCGGGCGGCACCTTGCGCTGCCAGATCGCCTGGCTCGAGCCGTTGACGACCGGCGCGCAGGCCATGGCGAGGAAGAGCCCCGCCGTCACCAGCGACGCGCTGGGCCGCAGACCGACAAGTACGATCCCGAAGCCCAGCGCGACCAGGAAGCCGAGCACGCCGTGGATCTTGCGCCGCGGCCCGCCCCAGGCGCTGAGCGCGAGGCTCCCCGCCAGCATGCCGAGGCCGCCCACCGAGACGATGCCGCCCAGGCGCGCGGCGTCCGTGAAGCTGAGCAGCATCGGCACGGCGAGCGCGTTGACCATCCCGAGCACGAAGTTGAGCGCGGCGAAGAGGAGCAGCATGTCGCGCAGGCCGCGGCGGTCGGCGATGGCCGCCCAGCCCGCCCGCGCCTCGCGCCAGAGGCCACGGCGGACGGCGCCCTCGCCGGTCGCCGCCGGCCGCGGGATGCGCACGGCGACCAGGCTGAGCATCGCGAGCAGGAAGCTCGCGAGATCGAGCAGCAGCACGCCCGTGACCCCGATCGAGAGCAGCAGCAGCCCCGCGAGCAGCGGCGCGACGATGTTGGCCGCGGCCTGCGCGAGCTGGGCGAGGCCGCTCGCCCGCGCGAGCTGCGCCGGCGGCACCAGCAGGGTCACCGAGGCCTGCCAGGCCGGCCCCTGGAAGGCGCCGAGGCAGGCGCCCAGGGCGCTGGCGAGGAGAATGTGCCAGAGCGCCAGCAGCCCCTGCCAGTAGAGCAGGGCGAGCGCCGCCGTCCCGAGCGCGGCGCCGAGGTCGCTGAGGATCATCACGCGCCGGCGGTCCCAGCGATCGACGAGCACTCCGGCCAGCGGCGCGATGAGCACGGCGGGCAAGGTGGCGGCGAGGGCGATCAGCGCGAACTGCGTGGCCGAGCCCGTCTGCTGGTAGACCCAGACGCCCAGCGCGAAGCCGCTCAGGCCCGAGCCGAGCATCGACAGCGCCTGCCCGGCCCAGATCACGAGGAAGCTCCGCATGCCGACCGGGCGCGGCACTAGCGCAGCCAGATCCCGCTGAGCTCGAAGCGGCGGGCCGATTTCGGCTCCCAGATGAAGAGGCTGAGTTCGCGGATCGCCGTCGTGTCGAGCATCTCGTGCGGGATCGGGATGAGCAGATCGCGCGGCTCGCCCGGTGCGCAGTGGATCTCCCAGGTCCAGCCCGTGCGCTGGATGATGCCATTGCCGAGCTTGAAGAGCAGCCGCACGGGTTCGCCCTCGACGAGCTTCACGCGCACGCGTGCCTCGCGGTAGCCGCTCCAGTCGGCCGGCGAGGCCAGTCGCCAGAGCTTGCTCTTGTCCGCGTCGAGAGTGAAAGCGTAGACGGCCCCGCTATCCGTGGCGCGCTCCTCGCCGTCACGCGCGCCGTGCCAGCCGCGGCCCGGCTGACCGAGACTGGTGACCGCGCGCTCAGCGCCGCCGGTCGCCTTCTCCAGCCCGGCGAGCGTCTCCAGCCAGCGCTTGGCCTCTTCGCGCTGGCCCGCCAGCGCGCAGCCTGCCGCCTGGCGCCAGGCGAGCAGGGGGCGCGGATCGCGCGGCCAGTCGAGGGCGCTGCGCACCGGCAGCCCCTCGAGAATGTGGGTGGCGAGCGGATCCTGCCGCGCATCGAGCAGAGCGGCGTAGTCGACGTCGTCGAAGCCGTCGCGCAGCAGCTTGAGGCGGACCGCCGGCAGCGGCCCCTCTGGCCCCGGATAGTAGAGGCTGCCGTTGCCGTTCTGGCGCGGGTAGACCATGGGATCGAGCCAGGGATCGACGGTCCAGTAGTTCACGCACCAGAAGAGGAAGCCGCCGTAGCCTTCGGTCCAGATCGCCAGCGGCGAGACGCGCGCCTCGATGCCGGGGACGTCCAGGTGCAGCGCCGGCACGTCGCTGCCCGCGTTGCCGGCCGTGTAGACCCAGAGGTCCTTGCGGCTCCTGCCTGTCAGCTTGAGCCGGTGGCCGATGTCCCGGGCGTGCATCTGCGCGTCACCGAGGCGCGGGCACCAGAGGTCCACGTCGGGGAAGCCCTCTTTCGGCAACTGCGTGATCAGGTTCTTCAGGTCCGGCGCCGCGCGGTTCACCATCGCCGTGACCTCGGCCACGCCCTCGTAGGTTTCGTCGGCGAGGTAGGTGTAGAAGCGATCGAGCCAGCCCTTCTCGCGCAGGTGGTCGGCGATGGCGCGCCAGTTGCCTTCGCTGAGCGGATTGATCCTGCGTGGGCCCTCGTGTCCGAAGTGCGTCTGCCCGCGGGCCATCGCCCACTCGATTTTGGCGTCGAAGGCGCGGAAGTCGGCCTGGCGGAGGCGGCCGTCGTCGCTCAGGGTCAGCTCTGGCCGCGTGTGCACTTCGTCCGTGCCCACATGCGTCGGCATGATGCGGTGCGCGAGCATGCTCTCGTGATAGCGGCGGATCATCGCCTCGGCGGCGGGCGTGCCCCGCTCGAGCTTGTGGAAGTCGTAGAGGTAGCGCACGCGCAGCAGGAAGGAGCTGGGCAGGCTGGGCGCGAGCGGCAGCTCGAAGTCCCAGACCTCGACCGTCAGGGGCAGCCGCTTCGTCCAGCCCGTGGCGCTGAGCAGCAGCTCGCCTTGATAGCGGCCGGGCTTGGCCGCGCGGGGGACGTCGATCTCGACCCAGATCGGCTGCGCGTGCCCGGCGGGGACATCGACGCTGCGCGCCGCGAGCAGCGGGTCCGGCCACTCGCCCACGCGCAGGGTGCCGTAGTAGGGCTTCTGCGTCGTGACGTAGCCGACGAAGTCGCAGCGCAGGGTGCCGGGCGCCCAGCGCTCGCCCGCGGGACCGACGAAGGCGCCGCTCTCCGCGCGCAGCGCGCGGAGTCCCTCGGCCGGCGCGAGGACGAGCAGCTGCAGCGCTTCGCTCTCGCCGCGCGCGGCGCGGATCTCGGGCTCGCACTCGAATTGCACGAGGAAGTCCGGCGTGGGTTGCGAAGGGAGCGGCTTCGCGAGCGAACTCAGGACCCAGAGTCCGGGCTCGCCTCCGCGCGCGGCCCCCGGCATTGCGAGCAGAAGGGCGAGGCCGAGCACCCAGAGCGGACTGCAGCTCCGCGTCGTCATGCAGCCTTCCTTTCCTTGCCGGCGCCGCCCCACGCCGTCCCGGCCCCTGCTTTTGCGTGGCGGCGCGGCGCAAACGTTGCTATACTTCTCCTGTCTCGAGTCCGGCGACGCCATCGGGGAATCGAACCCCGCGCCAAGCGCCTGTGGACGCTCGCTTCAGCCGGAGCGAGATCTGGATCCTACCAGCGCGGCCACTTTCCAGTGGAGAGAAATCCATCGGGACGCTGGAGGGTTTACGAGGGGCCTCGCGGCCCCTCTCTTTTTCATCTCCCCTTGCCGGCCAGCGCCGCGAGCGCGGCTCGCGCCTTGTGTCCGGCCTCCTCCCACTCGGCCTCGGGATCGCTATCGTAGACCACGGCGCCGCCGGCGCCCACGTGCGCCTGTCCGCGCAGGAGCTGGACGCCGCGAATCACGATGCTCAAGTCCAGGCTGCCGTCGAAGCCGAGGTAGCCCTGGCAGCCCGAGTACCAGCCGCGCACGACGGGCTCGAGGCCTTCGAGGATCTGCATCGCCGCGATCTTCGGCGCGCCCGTCATCGAGCCGCCGGGGAAGGCGCTTGCAAGCAGGTCGCAGCGGTCCTGTCCCAGTGCCAGCTCGCCCTCGATCGTCGAGACCATCTGGAACACGGTCGGGTGCGCCTCGATCGCGCACAGCTCGCTGACCGCTACCGATCCCGGCGCGCAGACGCGATGCAGGTCGTTGCGCAGCAGGTCCACGATCATGACGTTCTCCGCGCGGTCCTTCGCGCTCTCGGCGAGGGCGCTGCGCAGCCGGGCGTCCTCGGTCGCGTCACGCCCCCGCGGGCGCGTGCCTTTGATCGGCCGCGCCTCGACGTGGCCGGCTGCGCTCACGCGCAGGAAGCGCTCCGGACTCGCGCCAACGAGCGCGCCCTCGGGATGGCGGAACAGGCTCGCATAGGGAGCCGGGGTCGCCGCGCGCAGGCAGCGGTAGAGCGCGAGCGGATCGGCGCTGCAGGGCAGGCTGAAGCGCGTGGTGAGGCAGAGCTCGTAGGCCTCGCCGTCGCGGATCGCCTCGCGACAGCGCTCGACTGCTGCGAGGTAGGCCGCGCGGTCAAGCGAGGCCCTCGGCAGCGCCGCGACCGGCAGCAGTGGCTTCGGCGGCGAGGGCGCAGCCAGCAAGGCCAGCGTTTCCTCGGCGAGCAACGCGGCGCGCGCCTGCGCTTCGCGGCGCGCGGCGGCCTCGCTGGGCCCGCGCGCGACGGCCAGCGCCCAGGTCTCGCCGCTCTCGCGGTCCACCGCCAGCAAGCGCTCGTGAAAGTAGAGCGCGAGGTCGGGCAGGCCGAGATCGTCCTCGGCCTGTGGCGCGATCGGCAGCAGGCGGCGGCCCAGCTCGTAGGCGAAGAGCCCGAAGGCCCCGCCGTGGACGGGCAGCGCCGGATCGCTCTCCACGCGGGGAAAGGCGGCGAGCGTGCGGCGCAGCGCGGCCAGCGGCTCCTCGCGCCAGGCGTGGTTCGCGCCGCGGCTGTGCCAGTGGAAGCGGTTCTCGCCGCCGCGGC
This window harbors:
- a CDS encoding MFS transporter, whose amino-acid sequence is MRSFLVIWAGQALSMLGSGLSGFALGVWVYQQTGSATQFALIALAATLPAVLIAPLAGVLVDRWDRRRVMILSDLGAALGTAALALLYWQGLLALWHILLASALGACLGAFQGPAWQASVTLLVPPAQLARASGLAQLAQAAANIVAPLLAGLLLLSIGVTGVLLLDLASFLLAMLSLVAVRIPRPAATGEGAVRRGLWREARAGWAAIADRRGLRDMLLLFAALNFVLGMVNALAVPMLLSFTDAARLGGIVSVGGLGMLAGSLALSAWGGPRRKIHGVLGFLVALGFGIVLVGLRPSASLVTAGLFLAMACAPVVNGSSQAIWQRKVPPALQGRVFATRSMVALGAAPLAYLLSGPLADRVFGPLLLADGALAGSLGRVLGTGPGRGIGLMFILSGLATAALSLLAYLNPALRRVEEELPDALPRPESDAASPAAEPAGA
- a CDS encoding DUF4091 domain-containing protein, which encodes MTTRSCSPLWVLGLALLLAMPGAARGGEPGLWVLSSLAKPLPSQPTPDFLVQFECEPEIRAARGESEALQLLVLAPAEGLRALRAESGAFVGPAGERWAPGTLRCDFVGYVTTQKPYYGTLRVGEWPDPLLAARSVDVPAGHAQPIWVEIDVPRAAKPGRYQGELLLSATGWTKRLPLTVEVWDFELPLAPSLPSSFLLRVRYLYDFHKLERGTPAAEAMIRRYHESMLAHRIMPTHVGTDEVHTRPELTLSDDGRLRQADFRAFDAKIEWAMARGQTHFGHEGPRRINPLSEGNWRAIADHLREKGWLDRFYTYLADETYEGVAEVTAMVNRAAPDLKNLITQLPKEGFPDVDLWCPRLGDAQMHARDIGHRLKLTGRSRKDLWVYTAGNAGSDVPALHLDVPGIEARVSPLAIWTEGYGGFLFWCVNYWTVDPWLDPMVYPRQNGNGSLYYPGPEGPLPAVRLKLLRDGFDDVDYAALLDARQDPLATHILEGLPVRSALDWPRDPRPLLAWRQAAGCALAGQREEAKRWLETLAGLEKATGGAERAVTSLGQPGRGWHGARDGEERATDSGAVYAFTLDADKSKLWRLASPADWSGYREARVRVKLVEGEPVRLLFKLGNGIIQRTGWTWEIHCAPGEPRDLLIPIPHEMLDTTAIRELSLFIWEPKSARRFELSGIWLR
- the pabB gene encoding aminodeoxychorismate synthase component I, with the protein product MIAHPPAPATDRAAAAALRLDCRLTPAALHALAASLGGGALALLESAGPPGRWSLLASQPTARFVSRGGENRFHWHSRGANHAWREEPLAALRRTLAAFPRVESDPALPVHGGAFGLFAYELGRRLLPIAPQAEDDLGLPDLALYFHERLLAVDRESGETWALAVARGPSEAAARREAQARAALLAEETLALLAAPSPPKPLLPVAALPRASLDRAAYLAAVERCREAIRDGEAYELCLTTRFSLPCSADPLALYRCLRAATPAPYASLFRHPEGALVGASPERFLRVSAAGHVEARPIKGTRPRGRDATEDARLRSALAESAKDRAENVMIVDLLRNDLHRVCAPGSVAVSELCAIEAHPTVFQMVSTIEGELALGQDRCDLLASAFPGGSMTGAPKIAAMQILEGLEPVVRGWYSGCQGYLGFDGSLDLSIVIRGVQLLRGQAHVGAGGAVVYDSDPEAEWEEAGHKARAALAALAGKGR